Proteins encoded together in one Ascaphus truei isolate aAscTru1 unplaced genomic scaffold, aAscTru1.hap1 HAP1_SCAFFOLD_2596, whole genome shotgun sequence window:
- the LOC142481401 gene encoding unconventional myosin-IXb-like: MPEKENPGESLESKEKLTEHKLQRNPSKISEASTIQSPCDLAGGRKNLGNHHFGVHVGDLISETSSVPVVMEMLLEYLEMYGLHTEGIYRKCGAANRMRELKQSLENDPSSVKLDNYPIHVITGILKQWLRELPEPLMTFARTTSSYEPWSSLGSRNSCVPSTKFWDSFPRPITTLWRG, encoded by the exons atgcccgagaaggagaatccaggggagagcctagagagcaaggagaagctgacaga GCACAAACTCCAGAGGAACCCGTCCAAGATCAGCgaagccagcaccatccagagccCCTGCGACTTGGCGGGAGGGAGGAAG AACCTGGGAAACCATCACTTCGGGGTGCACGTGGGGGACCTGATCAGTGAGACGTCCTCGGTGCCCGTTGTCATGGAGATGCTCTTAGAGTACCTGGAGATGTACGGCCTGCACACGGAGGGCATCTACCGGAAGTGTGGGGCAGCCAATCGCATGCGAGAGCTCAAACAGTCCCTGGAGAACG ACCCCAGCTCTGTGAAACTGGATAATTACCCCATCCACGTCATCACTGGCATCCTGAAGCAGTGGTTGCGTGAGCTCCCGGAGCCACTCATGACCTTCGCTCGTACAACGAGTTCCTACGAGCCGTGG AGCTCCCTGGGAAGCAGGAACAGCTGTGTGCCATCTACAAAGTTCTGGGACAGCTTCCCCAGGCCCATTACAACACTCTGGAGAGGCTGA
- the LOC142481400 gene encoding uncharacterized protein LOC142481400 has product MVSEKSRQEALEREEEHKWRHDNSDGVQKAEEEEKGGRRQNEVGQGEAEVMPEKENPGESLESKEKLTEYKEMVSEKSRQEALEREEEHKWRHDNSDGVQKAEEEEKGGRRQNEVGQGEAEVMPEKENPGESLESKEKLTEYKEMVSEKSRQEALEREEEHKWRHDNSDGVQKAEEEEKGGRRQNEVGQGEAEVMPEKENPGESLESKEKLTEYKEMVSEKSRQEALEREEEHKWRHDNSDGVQKAEEEEKGGRRQKEVGQGEAEVMPEKENPGESLESKEKLTEYKEMVSEKSRQEALEREEEHKWRHDNSDGVQKAEEEEKGGRRQNKVGQGEAEVMPEKENPGESLESKEKLTE; this is encoded by the exons atggtgtctgagaagagcagacaggaagcccttgaacgagaagaggagcataaatggagacatgacaactccgatggagtgcagaaggcagaagaagaggagaaaggagggagaaggcagaacgaggtggggcagggggaagcagaggtgatgcccgagaaggagaatccaggggagagcctagagagcaaggagaagctgacaga gtacaaggagatggtgtctgagaagagcagacaggaagcccttgaacgagaagaggagcataaatggagacatgacaactccgatggagtgcagaaggcagaagaagaggagaaaggagggagaaggcagaacgaggtggggcagggggaagcagaggtgatgcccgagaaggagaatccaggggagagcctagagagcaaggagaagctgacaga gtacaaggagatggtgtctgagaagagcagacaggaagcccttgaacgagaagaggagcataaatggagacatgacaactccgatggagtgcagaaggcagaagaagaggagaaaggagggagaaggcagaacgaggtggggcagggggaagcagaggtgatgcccgagaaggagaatccaggggagagcctagagagcaaggagaagctgacaga gtacaaggagatggtgtctgagaagagcagacaggaagcccttgaacgagaagaggagcataaatggagacatgacaactccgatggagtgcagaaggcagaagaagaggagaaaggagggagaaggcagaaggaggtggggcagggggaagcagaggtgatgcccgagaaggagaatccaggggagagcctagagagcaaggagaagctgacaga gtacaaggagatggtgtctgagaagagcagacaggaagcccttgaacgagaagaggagcataaatggagacatgacaactccgatggagtgcagaaggcagaagaagaggagaaaggagggagaaggcagaacaaggtggggcagggggaagcagaggtgatgcccgagaaggagaatccaggggagagcctagagagcaaggagaagctgacagagtaa